The following are encoded in a window of Spea bombifrons isolate aSpeBom1 chromosome 2, aSpeBom1.2.pri, whole genome shotgun sequence genomic DNA:
- the IPO5 gene encoding importin-5, with product MAAEQQQFYLLLGNLLSPDNGTRKQAEETYDSIPGPSKITFLLHSIRNAGAAEEARQMAAVLLRRLLSSSFEEVYPSLPAEVQDAIKSELLLVIQLEAQSNMRKKICDIVAELARNLIDDDGNNQWPEALKFLFDSVSSQDVGLREAALHIFWNFPGIFGNQQQHYLDVIKRMLVQCMQDQNTPVIRTLSARAAGAFILANEHNVPLLKHFADLLPGILQAVNESCYQNDDSVLKSLVEIADTVPKFLRPHLEATLQLSLKLCADSSLNNMQRQLALEVIVTLSETAAAMLRKHTNIVAQAIPQMLAMMVDLEEDDDWPNADELEDDDFDSNAVAGESALDRMACGLGGKIVLPMIKEHIMQMLQNPDWKYRHAGLMALSAIGEGCHQQMEGILNEMVNFVLLFLQDPHPRVRYAACNAIGQMATDFAPAFQKKFHEKVIASLLQTMEDQANPRVQAHAAAALINFTEDCPKSLLIPYLDNLVKHLHTTMVVKLQELIQKGTKLVLEQVVTSIASVADTAEEKFVPYYDLFMPSLKHIVENAVQKELRLLRGKTIECISLIGLAVGKEKFMQDASDVMQLLLKTQTDFSDLEDDDPQISYMISAWARMCKILGKEFQQYLPVVMGPLMKTASIKPEVALLDTQDMESMSEDDGWEFVNLGDQQSFGIKTAGLEEKATACQMLVCYAKELKEGFADYTEQVVKLMVPLLKFYFHDGVRVAAAESMPLLLECARVRGPEYLTQMWHFMCDALIKGIGTEPDSDVLSEIMHSFAKCIEVMGDGCLNNEHFEELGGILKGKLEEHFKNQELRQVKRQDEDYDEEVEESLQDEDDNDVYILTKVSDILHSIFSSYKEKVLPWFEQLLPLIVNLICPHRPWPDRQWGLCIFDDVIEHCSPSSFKYAEYFLRPLLQSICDNSPEVRQAAAYGVGVMAQFGGDNYRPFCTEALPLLVGVIQAADSKTKENVNATENCISAVGKFMKFRSDCINVEEVLPHWLSWLPLHEDKEEAVHTFNFLCDLIESNNPIVLGPNNSNLPKIFSIIADGVVHESIKKEDICGKRLVNVVRQVQASGGLFTECVSQLNAAQQKALQDLLSTV from the exons GAAACTTATGACAGTATCCCTGGTCCATCCAAGATCACTTTCCTATTGCACTCCATCAGAAATGCAGGTGCTGCTGAGGAG GCAAGACAAATGGCAGCTGTTCTTTTGCGGCGGCTGTTATCTTCCTCCTTTGAAGAAGTCTATCCGTCACTCCCTGCCGAGGTCCAGGATGCAATCAAAAGTGAACTGCTGCTTGTCATTCAGTTGGAAGCTCAGTCTAACATGAGAAAAAAGATCTGCGACATCGTTGCAGAGTTGGCTAGAAATTTAATTG ATGATGATGGCAATAACCAGTGGCCTGAAGCTTTAAAGTTCCTGTTTGATTCTGTGAGCTCTCAAGATGTTGGACTTCGTGAAGCTGCCCTTCACATTTTCTG GAATTTTCCAGGAATATTTGGAAATCAGCAACAACATTACCTAGATGTCATCAAAAGAATGCTTGTGCAGTGCATGCAAGACCAGAATACCCCTGTg ATCAGGACCTTGTCTGCCAGGGCCGCTGGCGCATTTATACTAGCCAATGAACACAACGTCCCTCTGTTGAAACATTTTGCAGACTTGTTACCTGGAATCTTACAG gcTGTTAACGAGTCCTGTTATCAGAATGACGACTCTGTCCTGAAATCGTTGGTTGAAATTGCAGACACTGTTCCAAAGTTTTTGAGACCACATTTGGAGGCAACCTTGCAGCTGAGCTTAAAG CTTTGTGCAGACAGCAGTTTGAACAATATGCAGAGACAACTGGCCCTTGAAGTTATTGTGACCCTTTCTGAAACAGCAGCGGCAATGCTGAGAAAACATACCAACATTGTTGCACAGGCCA TTCCACAGATGTTGGCGATGATGGTGGATTTAGAAGAAGATGATGACTGGCCAAATGCAGATGAATTGGAAGATGATGATTTTGACAG CAATGCAGTAGCTGGTGAAAGTGCTTTGGACAGAATGGCCTGCGGTCTGGGTGGAAAAATTGTTCTTCCCATGATTAAGGAACACATAATGCAAATGCTTCAAAACC CTGACTGGAAGTATAGGCATGCTGGTCTCATGGCATTATCTGCCATTGGTGAAGGTTGTCACCAACAAATGGAGGGTATCCTTAATGAGATGGTCAACTTTGTGTTACTTTTCCTACAAGACCCT CATCCAAGAGTGCGTTATGCTGCCTGTAATGCTATTGGGCAGATGGCAACTGACTTTGCACCAGCTTTCCAGAAGAAGTTTCATGAGAAG GTCATTGCAAGCCTGCTGCAGACCATGGAGGACCAAGCCAACCCACGTGTCCAGGCTCATGCAGCGGCTGCTCTTATCAACTTTACTGAAGATTGTCCAAAGTCACTTCTCATTCCTTATCTGGATAACCTAGTTAAGCATTTACACACGACCATGGTGGTCAAACTGCAAGAA CTGATACAGAAGGGCACCAAACTGGTCCTGGAGCAGGTTGTGACCTCCATAGCCTCTGTAGCAGACACAGCAGAGGAGAAATTTGTACCCTACTATGACTTGTTCATGCCCTCTCTAAAACACATAGTGGAAAACGCTGTGCAGAAGGAGCTCCGACTTCTGAGAGGAAAAACCATAGAGTGCATTAGTCTGATTGGTCTTGCTGTTGGGAAGGAAAAG TTCATGCAAGACGCATCAGATGTTATGCAACTGCTGCTAAAGACACAAACCGACTTCAGTGACTTGGAAGATGATGATCCGCAG atATCATATATGATCTCAGCATGGGCACGAATGTGCAAGATTCTGGGCAAGGAGTTCCAGCAGTACCTTCCTGTGGTTATGGGGCCTTTAATGAAAACCGCATCTATTAAACCTGAAGTGGCTCTTCTTGACA CGCAAGATATGGAGAGTATGAGTGAGGATGATGGCTGGGAATTTGTCAACCTTGGTGACCAGCAAAGTTTTGGCATTAAGACTGCTGGACTTGAAGAAAAAGCCACAGCCTGTCAGATGTTG gtTTGTTATGCCAAGGAACTGAAAGAGGGATTTGCCGATTACACAGAACAAGTTGTGAAGCTTATGGTCCCGTTGCTTAAATTCTATTTCCATGATG GTGTTCGGGTTGCTGCTGCTGAGTCGATGCCTCTGCTTTTGGAGTGTGCCAGGGTGCGTGGCCCAGAGTATTTGACACAGATGTGGCATTTTATGTGTGATGCTCTGATTAAGGGGATCGGGACAGAGCCGGATTCAGATGTGCTGTCAGAAATAATGCATTCTTTTGCCAAG TGCATTGAAGTAATGGGAGATGGATGCTTAAACAACGAACACTTTGAGGAACTTGGGGGTATACTTAAAGGCAAGCTAGAAGAGCACTTTAAAAATCAAGAGCTTCGGCAAG TGAAAAGACAAGACGAAGACTATGACGAAGAAGTTGAGGAGTCCTTACAAGATGAA GATGATAATGATGTTTACATCTTGACTAAAGTGTCAGACATTTTGCACTCAATATTCAGTAGCTacaaggaaaaagttttaccatgGTTTGAGCAGTTGTTGCCATTGATTGTAAATTTAATT TGCCCTCATAGACCTTGGCCGGATAGGCAGTGGGGTCTCTGCATCTTTGATGATGTAATTGAACATTGTAGTCCTTCTTCCTTTAAATATGCTGAGTACTTCCTGAGGCCCCTGTTGCAGTCTATCTGTGATAACAGCCCCGAGGTTCGACAAGCAGCTGCTTATGGAGTTGGTGTGATGGCACAGTTTGGAGGTGACAACTATCGTCCTTTCTGTACAG aagctcttcctcttcttgttGGGGTTATCCAGGCTGCTGACTCAAAAACCAAAGAAAACGTAAATGCAACAGAAAACTGCATCTCCGCAGTCGGAAAATTCATGAAGTTCCGATCTGATTGTATTAATGTCGAGGAGGTGCTACCCCATTGGCTGTCATGGCTGCCCCTTCATGAGGACAAAGAAGAAGCTGTTCACACATTTAACTTCCTGTGTGACCTAATtgaaag TAACAATCCAATTGTACTAGGACCCAACAATTCAAACTTGCCTAAAATATTTAGTATTATAGCAGATGGCGTGGTCCATGAATCTATTAAGAAAGAAGACATATGTGGCAAACGGCTTGTTAATGTAGTTCGACAAGTTCAG GCTTCAGGAGGACTGTTTACAGAATGTGTATCACAACTGAATGCGGCCCAGCAGAAAGCATTGCAGGACCTGCTTAGCACTGTGTGA